The following proteins are encoded in a genomic region of Spirosoma sp. SC4-14:
- the phhA gene encoding phenylalanine 4-monooxygenase, which yields MNQSYSQYTADDQAVWQLLFERQMAQLPGKASQAYLDGIVATGFRADRIPDFERDLNPRLQQLTGWRVSAVEGLIPNRAFFDLMANRNFPATTWLRRRNQLDYLPEPDMFHDTFGHVPMLSNQAFCDFLASLSRIALRFVDHEPAIDMISRLYWYTVEFGLIEESEELRIYGGGILSSVGETTYSLYSPHPRRLPYNVSKLLQTPYVIDHFQEQYFVIQSFEQLYHSVPEIEATLEELLTELWHD from the coding sequence ATGAACCAATCTTATTCACAATATACAGCCGACGACCAGGCCGTTTGGCAACTTCTGTTCGAACGGCAGATGGCACAATTACCGGGGAAAGCCAGCCAGGCGTATCTCGACGGGATTGTGGCAACCGGCTTTCGGGCCGATCGGATTCCTGATTTTGAACGGGATTTAAATCCGCGTTTGCAGCAACTGACGGGCTGGCGGGTTTCGGCCGTTGAAGGATTGATTCCCAATCGGGCGTTTTTTGATCTGATGGCCAACCGAAACTTTCCGGCAACAACCTGGCTTCGTCGGCGCAATCAACTCGATTATTTGCCCGAACCCGATATGTTTCATGATACCTTCGGGCATGTTCCGATGCTGTCGAATCAGGCATTCTGTGACTTTCTGGCATCGCTCAGCCGAATTGCGCTTCGTTTTGTTGATCACGAACCAGCCATTGACATGATTTCGCGGTTGTATTGGTATACGGTCGAATTCGGTCTGATTGAAGAATCTGAAGAATTACGGATCTATGGTGGCGGAATTTTGTCGTCGGTTGGCGAAACAACCTACAGTCTGTATAGCCCACATCCGCGTCGGTTGCCTTATAATGTAAGCAAACTCCTGCAAACGCCCTATGTAATCGATCATTTTCAGGAGCAATATTTCGTCATTCAATCGTTCGAGCAACTGTATCATTCCGTACCCGAAATTGAAGCAACTCTGGAAGAACTACTAACAGAACTCTGGCATGATTAA